One part of the Cyprinus carpio isolate SPL01 chromosome B12, ASM1834038v1, whole genome shotgun sequence genome encodes these proteins:
- the LOC109100006 gene encoding glutamate receptor ionotropic, NMDA 2C-like — protein MATPQGCWGPSLQLLLFFHLLLNVVPPCQGRPFFGPPTVNVAVVFSGLAHHSEIKGRLSPENFLDMPLEVNPITVLVNDTNPRALLTRLCQTMAAESLHGVVFEDDVDSEAVAQILDFISSQTSIPIIGISGGSAVVIPHKAEGSTFLQMGASIEQQINAMFKVMEEYNWGNFIVITSLYPGYETFVDYIRSFTDTSYFLWELQDVLSFEMSVGANDIRTRRLLQQVDSQVYLVYCSHEEAQYLFRMASDVGLLGPGYIWVIPSLAVGNPEVSPPDSFPVGVISIITDRWRKTLRQRVREGVAVIVKGVHSFHKNKGSIPEGHSDCNSPVKSYANNSLFRHMLNVSWEHKDLSFNADGYLTNPSMVIIALDRERHWDKVGSYEGGILQMRYPVWPRYGSFLEPVSDNRHLTVATLEERPFVIVESVDPATGTCVRNTVPCRRQSNRTESITGHNEPYTKLCCKGFCIDILKKLSRTIKFSYDLYLVTNGKHGKMVRGIWNGMIGEVFYKRADMAIGSLTINEERSEIVDFSVPFVETGISVMVARSNGTVSPSAFLEPYSPAVWVMMFVMCLTVVAVTVFVFEYFSPVGYNRSLVSAKAPGGPTFTIGKSVWLLWGIVFNNSVPIENPKGTTSKIMVLVWAFFAVIFLASYTANLAAFMIQEQYIDTVSGLSDKKFQKPQEHYPPFRFGTVPNGSTERNIRSNYPDMHTHMIKYNQKGVEEALNSLKTGKLDAFIYDAAVLNYMAGKDEGCKLVTIGSGKVFATTGYGIALQKDSRWKRPIDLALLQFLGDGDTQRLETVWLSGICQNEKNEVMSSKLDIDNMAGVFYMLLVAMGLSLLVFAWEHLLYWKLRHSVHKSDHLDFLLAISRGIYSCFNGVEDIGRSTSIQNPDITANYAQANMLKMLQTAKDIVSSAKVENSLDNATKTIENWSRHSGSLPARIPLVTTTEKVPGHFSYITNVTENHIPHMQRSITPPFTHHTKITSPPPMVNHRVLTRPTPLRYTLPARTRGLYDGMLPVSSLSTPHLAMHDPPSNLAHPGSSFVPYRDIYTEHHKPCHSDFSDAVRRKKRPQNLLVESMDLRGLHDYKNQSTCHNEANSFAENHLSSSFSENPFAATDTACNTCIKTYFDPTFDNIPLIGKRKLHRRPSFLKATWGPDRVRFPGDRPSAAASPQVTIPDLFPCVDVHGRVRNTLCYAQPMDHNYLHAFRRNSRKSQKLRHSQSTRLPSYKEAIFHNVAAVRRASSLVHRPYSYPELPVYQSPLSYGPAELCNIFPCMGHPSDGVYGGYRAPTHLQNDHLVPVPGSRVGHSSPIVPMTWGRISSLESEV, from the exons ATGGCCACTCCTCAAGGGTGTTGGGGTCCCTCTCTTCAACTCCTCCTGTTCTTTCATCTGTTACTCAATGTAGTGCCTCCCTGCCAGGGACGTCCATTCTTCGGCCCTCCTACGGTCAACGTGGCTGTGGTTTTCAGTGGTTTGGCCCACCACAGTGAGATCAAGGGCCGACTGAGTCCAGAAAACTTCCTAGACATGCCCCTGGAAGTGAACCCCATCACCGTGCTGGTGAATGACACTAACCCCAGAGCTTTACTCACACGTCTCTGTCAGACTATGGCAGCAGAGAGCCTCCACGGAGTGGTGTTTGAAGATGACGTGGACTCAGAAGCTGTGGCACAAATCTTAGACTTTATCTCCTCTCAGACGTCCATCCCCATCATAGGCATCAGTGGAGGTTCTGCAGTAGTCATCCCACATAAA GCTGAAGGCTCTACCTTTCTCCAGATGGGAGCTTCTATAGAGCAGCAGATAAATGCGATGTTCAAAGTAATGGAGGAGTACAACTGGGGTAACTTTATAGTGATCACCAGCTTGTATCCCGGCTACGAGACCTTCGTGGACTACATCCGCTCCTTCACAGACACCAGCTACTTCCTATGGGAGCTGCAGGATGTGCTGAGCTTTGAGATGTCTGTGGGGGCCAATGACATCCGCACACGAAGACTACTACAGCAGGTGGATTCGCAGGTATATCTAGTGTACTGTTCCCACGAGGAGGCACAGTACTTGTTCAGGATGGCCTCTGATGTGGGGCTTCTGGGGCCCGGATACATCTGGGTCATCCCCAGTCTGGCTGTGGGGAACCCTGAAGTGTCCCCCCCTGACAGTTTCCCAGTGGGCGTCATCAGTATTATCACAGACCGCTGGAGGAAAACACTACGCCAGAGGGTTCGGGAAGGAGTCGCAGTCATAGTAAAAGGGGTGCACAGCTTTCATAAGAACAAAGGATCCATTCCCGAGGGTCACAGTGACTGCAATAGTCCTGTCAAATCATACGCCAACAATTCTCTCTTCAG GCATATGCTAAATGTCTCATGGGAGCATAAGGACCTCTCCTTCAACGCTGATGGCTATCTCACCAATCCTTCCATGGTGATCATTGCTTTGGATCGAGAGAGACACTGGGACAAG GTAGGAAGCTACGAGGGAGGGATTCTGCAGATGCGATACCCTGTATGGCCCCGTTACGGCAGCTTCCTGGAGCCCGTGTCTGACAACCGCCACCTGACTGTGGCCACGCTGGAGGAGAGGCCTTTTGTCATCGTGGAGAGTGTTGATCCTGCCACAGGCACTTGTGTGCGCAATACTGTGCCGTGTCGTCGGCAGTCCAACAGGACTGAAAG TATAACAGGTCACAATGAGCCTTACACCAAACTCTGCTGCAAAGGTTTCTGCATAGACATCCTGAAGAAGCTCTCACGCACCATCAAGTTTTCATACGACCTTTATCTGGTCACAAATGGGAAACATGGCAAGATGGTCCGTGGCATCTGGAATGGCATGATTGGAGAG GTCTTCTACAAGCGTGCAGATATGGCAATTGGCTCGCTTACCATAAATGAGGAGCGGTCAGAGATTGTTGACTTTTCAGTGCCGTTCGTGGAGACTGGGATTAGTGTTATGGTGGCCAGAAGCAATGGAACAGTCTCACCTTCTGCCTTCCTGG AGCCGTATAGTCCAGCTGTGTGGGTTATGATGTTCGTAATGTGCCTGACTGTTGTGGCAGTCACCGTGTTCGTGTTCGAGTACTTCAGCCCTGTTGGCTACAACCGGAGCCTTGTCAGTGCCAAAG CCCCTGGGGGTCCAACCTTCACCATTGGGAAGTCTGTCTGGCTCCTGTGGGGAATCGTCTTCAACAACTCTGTTCCTATTGAAAACCCCAAAGGCACGACCAGTAAAATTATGGTCCTGGTCTGGGctttttttgctgtcattttcCTCGCCAGCTACACAGCCAATTTAGCTGCCTTCATGATCCAAGAGCAGTACATTGACACTGTGTCTGGACTTAGTGACAAAAAG tttcaaAAACCCCAGGAACATTATCCTCCTTTTCGCTTCGGGACGGTCCCAAACGGCAGCACAGAGAGGAACATTCGAAGCAATTACCCTGACATGCACACCCACATGATAAAATACAACCAGAAAGGAGTGGAAGAAGCTCTCAACAGCCTTAAGACAGG GAAGTTGGACGCCTTCATATATGATGCAGCAGTTCTTAATTATATGGCTGGCAAGGATGAGGGCTGCAAGCTGGTCACCATTGGTAGTGGGAAGGTGTTTGCTACCACAGGCTACGGCATTGCTCTGCAGAAGGACTCCCGCTGGAAGCGCCCCATAGACCTGGCTCTCCTCCAGTTCCTGGGAGATG GGGACACACAGAGACTGGAGACAGTATGGCTGTCTGGAATATGCCAGAATGAGAAAAACGAGGTCATGAGCTCCAAACTAGACATAGACAACATGGCAGGTGTTTTCTACATGTTGCTCGTGGCCATGGGTCTCAGCCTGCTGGTCTTTGCTTGGGAACATTTACTTTACTGGAAACTGAGGCACTCCGTCCACAAGTCTGATCACTTAGACTTCCTTCTGGCCATTAGCAGG GGCATATACAGCTGCTTTAATGGCGTCGAAGATATTGGCAGATCTACCAGCATACAGAATCCAGACATCACGGCCAATTACGCCCAGGCCAACATGCTGAAAATGCTGCAGACAGCCAAGGACATTGTCTCCTCAGCCAAAGTGGAAAACTCATTGGATAACGCCACCAAGACCATTGAGAACTGGAGTCGACACAGCGGCAGCCTGCCAGCACGTATCCCATTGGTGACCACAACTGAAAAAGTTCCTGGTCACTTTTCTTACATCACTAACGTTACGGAGAACCACATACCTCACATGCAGCGTTCCATAACTCCACCTTTCACGCACCACACCAAGATCACTAGCCCACCACCAATGGTAAACCACAGAGTCTTAACACGGCCCACTCCACTTCGCTACACGCTTCCCGCCAGAACTAGGGGTCTCTATGACGGTATGCTTCCTGTATCTAGTCTGAGCACACCTCATCTAGCCATGCATGATCCTCCATCCAACCTGGCCCATCCTGGTTCTTCCTTTGTCCCATATAGAGACATCTACACTGAACACCACAAGCCTTGTCACAGTGATTTCTCAGATGCCGTCAGGCGGAAAAAGAGACCCCAGAATCTCTTGGTGGAGTCCATGGATCTAAGGGGGCTTCACGATTATAAAAACCAATCAACGTGTCATAATGAAGCAAACAGTTTTGCTGAAAACCACCTGTCCTCATCCTTCAGCGAAAATCCTTTTGCAGCCACAGACACAGCTTGTAATACCTGCATCAAAACGTACTTCGACCCCACATTCGATAACATACCTCTGATAGGGAAAAGGAAGCTTCATCGCAGACCTTCGTTCCTTAAAGCCACTTGGGGTCCCGACAGAGTTCGGTTCCCAGGTGACAGACCCAGTGCCGCAGCCTCCCCACAAGTAACTATACCCGACCTGTTCCCATGCGTGGACGTACACGGACGGGTGAGGAACACCCTGTGTTACGCCCAACCGATGGATCACAACTACCTTCACGCCTTCCGAAGAAACTCCAGGAAAAGTCAGAAGCTCAGACACAGCCAGTCAACAAGGCTTCCCTCCTACAAAGAAGCGATTTTCCACAACGTGGCAGCTGTCAGAAGGGCATCCAGTTTGGTACATAGACCCTACTCCTACCCAGAGCTGCCAGTCTACCAGAGCCCACTGTCATATGGACCTGCTGAATTATGCAACATCTTCCCATGCATGGGACATCCCAGTGACGGTGTATATGGAGGATATAGAGCACCCACACACCTACAGAATGACCATCTAGTGCCTGTTCCAGGCAGCAGGGTGGGTCATAGCAGCCCTATTGTGCCCATGACATGGGGCAGAATTTCCAGTCTGGAATCAGAGGTTTGA